TGTCAAAACCAATCAttcttttgattttattttcttttacgAAAACCAGTATGTTTATCCTCATATCCTTTcttgattttacttttattcaacattttattattcttAGATAAAATGAcacatcatttaaataacttctttgtaaatatataagtgcAAATAACTCAAAAACGCCTTCTGATCAAATATCATCATATCATGATATGTATTTAGTGATTTTATTCAataccaatatatataaaaaaaatgaataaatgaataatccATTGACATAAGAATAAATGcgaataaagtgtggcaaaacTAATCAAGAATATAAATCCAGGatagataaatgaaaaaaatatccatcCAGGATCTATGATATTCCTTTGTTGTAGGCTGTGGGTATATATATCCACCTACGATCCACTACTAAATCTTAGACAAAtggctttaaaaaaaaaagttagttTATGAGTGgatttgaaaataagaaatataataagaaaaaaacaagagctcTAAAATTTGATGTCAACGCTTATCacatttttcttcatttgaTCTACTGGCATCACTCGACAAATATTAAGGCAAAGTTACGGGACTTGCTTCACATACATGTGCCTTTTAGAAATGGTTGACATTTACCGTAAGTGCTACGCACTGATAGTGACATCAACAACACCACTAAAAACATGAACGATAGACATCAACACTCGTAATATCATGCCTTTTTGAATATGTCACATACattgtaatttcatttacatcTTTAAGGAAAATTCCATGATTTAGATTTAAAGGCTTTGCTATGcttatgataaaacatttttcaagcTTTAAGTTGGTCAAAACACATGTAAAtagttatgtttaatttcacaCATCAACATTCcctacttaatcttcaattaATGAAGggaatatatcataaatattgatataactgCAAGGGtcatattatgataaaaagcTGTACAATTTTAAGTGGTGAGCACCAAGTTAGTCAGCtaaaatgtattgattaaaGATTATCCAGCCTAAATACCCGTTAATGTGGATTTAACCCTCACAGGGGAAACAACCACTAACCTAATAATGATTAATACAACTCTTAGCTACACCATAATATTGACAAAGGTCAGTTGCTTATTAAATGTTAATGGAGAAATATTATGTTGTTACCATTGTTTTATGATTATGATGGTCAATGACTGGATACTCttgaatatcaataaattgCTGACTTGACCAACAGGGGCATATCCAGACATACACCAATATGCCCGGGCATATGAATAAGTTTTGGTTGCCCATAAAAGACATGTGCTTATATCTCCAACTTTGGAATTAAAATTGAAGACTAAAGTTATAAGATTTGTATAGTAATTATACCAACACCATTTTACTCATTAAATTTAGGTTGGCATTAAGAGTGCTTGAAACGGTTCTTCAAACTCAATCTACGGTGGGGGACACTTATCCCACTCTCACCCCATAAAACATTTAGAGACAACCCAATTATGAAAGACATTCACATATCCATGGCTCTCAATGGTGTacaattcaaaatgcttcagAAACGCCCTTGGCTAATACTAGGTCAGTAGGATTCATTAAATATTCACGGTGCATTCAGTCTTGGCAATATGCAACcttatattatttctattgGTAAAGTCTTGATATGAAAAATCAATCATTAtcatatgaaattataaaaaaacgtaATCTGATGAGGTATTAGATTTCAAACACATTACCAGTGCATTCAATTAGATGTTATCTATCACTATTTGCTCTCAACACTTATGCCTTCTATGCACTGGTATATCAAATACCACCATGCAATCAAGAGCTTCTTACATTTTGGGAAGGGGaacatatcatttcaaatacagcaaaacaaattaaataatattaacattacaAAGCTTatgatttttctattttgttatGTAAATTCTAAAAAGTGCATAGAAGAGCCCActttaaaaagattttattCACCCCACAACAGTTGAACTCATTTAGTTATATTTGGGGTAATGAGAATTTTATTATAAACTCATATATAGCATGCTATTTCTAGTTTGTACACACTTGTTatagaatatataattattcttaGACAAATTCACATGTTTGAAGctgaaacatttcaaattttattaactAAAGGGAAACAACCCTTAATTTGGAGATAATTACTAAATATCTATTGTGGATATTTACCATTAGTTGCATGTATTGGAGATATTTACTACATATCTAGAATTCTCAAGAAAGCCTACAGctgcatttatcaaatgttattgttacaaatcaaattaattctatttttaaaatatggttatttctgaaaacaaaattttcaataatttgtacATTGCATCTTAAAGCTTATCTTATCTAAAAAATCACTGAAATCTATAGTAGCCTTGAatcttgtattttaaaaaaagaaaagaaaaaaaaacgctcCTCCActatttccatttaaatatttacctaTCATATTAGGTTAACTTATTTCATCTATTAAATGCACTGAAATCTACAATAACCTTGAATATTgtacatttaagaaaaaagaaaaaatccCTTTCTccaatatttccatttaaatattaaccTTTCATATTAGCTTAACTCAGCCAAAAGTATATCTACCTCacatgttaactttaacattctCAAAGAATGCCTCgtattaatgttaattaattaatagCCATTCTAAAAAAATGCTCCAATTCCATGTTAACTTTTGCATTCTCAAAGAATGATCCATTTCATTTTAACTTCCCCATGCTCAAAGAATGCCTGTATTTATGTTAACTTCCCCATGCTCAAAGAATGTCCGTATTTATGTTAACTTTCCCATACTCAAGAATGACCCTATTCCACAATGAATTCCCATGCTCAAAGAATGCCTGTAATTCATGTTAACTTCCCCATGCTCAAAGAATGCCCGTAATTCATGTTAACTTCCCCATGCTCAAAGAATGCATATTCCTGACATGTTGACTATCCCCTTCTACAAGCATACCCTAACCTCACATTTAAACAATCCCCTGCTACAAAAATGCCAGTTACTGTGTAAACTCTCACTGCTCAAACAGTTGCCCTACATCTTATGCAATCTATCCTCTGCTACAAGAGATTCTCCATTTCCCGCATAAACTGGTCATAGGCATCGTCTTTCTTTTTGCCAGGCTGCTGGGCCGCCGGGGCCGGTTTTGGCGCCACCAAACGCCTCTCTTCTTCCTTCCCTGAAACACAAAAAATGATCACAAATTATGCTTCATGAAATTTTAGCTTGGGAAACTCAGTTGAGTATGACAAGAAAGTGGTATGGCCTTGCGCCATTTACCTCAAATGGGGTCTATGCCATTGCATGGTTCTTAATTTCAACAAGCCcgatttctcaaaacttctcaAGTCCCCTATAACAGGATTGAGCCAAACCCAAAATATCTTTTTTGTATTCTTTGTGTactgtttaaattattaagagTTTGTGGATGTTAAATGAAAAtctcttttttgtttattaccataaattaatttttgatgtagtaaaatgaacattaattaagatatttgGCTTTATAAAATAATCTACTTTAGCTTGTTtcgcttaaagatgcactcttactcccagataagattgaCCACTATTAATAATATcgttttaaaattccaaaaaacgatgaaaaaatgtcgaaaacaatggttcttgtgaaggataccgagtttaatgtgaaagaaatgagcagaaaacacggtatttctaccttatgagacgatagtagatcacagtaaatcttttagcactcaccaatcatttaatattttttcgtgttcagctattaaatacacaggaacaatcgtgttatcagtatttaatatttttaaaaaatgcattatttagttagtagttaaaagtttatcactcaaaatcagtgtttgttatacatgtgtatgcactgattttgaataagagtgtcactttaaggattTGGCAAGTGGATTCAAACGCTTGTCTGCTTTTCTCAATTGATCAGGGAACAGAACAGTTTTTAAATCCAGAGTTAAGGGTCTTGCTAcatattgtatgtgttttgttacTGGTAACTGGTAACAGCAGTAACAAGTATCAGGTTCACATCTTGAAGATTTATAAGTCATGCCCAGGGTTCAAGTTTGAGCACAACATAAACAACAATTCCAATGACAGGCACACCAacactttgaaaatattgtggattcttcttgttgtttttttaaacctaACTACTTGTTAAATGGGAGATAGTTGGACAATGAGTTTCATCTTTCAAGtggtcatttaaataaataaatattggtagATGAGAGGTTATAATGACATTGAATGGCAATAATATGTTCCcaacattcaatataaaaaaaatataaaaaacgtaTGCTTTCAACCCAAAGCTACCCATCCTTGTCACTAAGAataacaattttcatttcataacgtaaaaaaaatgtgctgatgattaacaacttttatttcagGGAAGTTTAGGATGCGATGCATTAGCAGTTTTCAATCTCTAGAATCACCGTGAGGGGAAAGTGAAGGGAATGTCTCACAGTAGGATGCCATTCAAAAGAACATTAAATATACCATGTAGGTTACATGGAGttcaaagaaatattcaaaatgggAGGGAACCACTCTGCAGTGTATTTCTTTTCATCTTCAGAAAGAAGagaaatatcaaacatatatattttgcaaatatgagAACATAAACCGCTTGGAAGCATTAAATACATCCAAAAGGTAaccagtcattgaaattagactttggGTGAACAAGATCAAATTCGGTCACTAGTGCTTGGCATCAACATTctaaacaagccctgctatattaaatccagaatttgagcaagcccagataGCATTTTacaagtgcagggcttgcgagcttgtgctaatttcgaccactgggtATTCACGGGCAACCCTGTCACCCCCCTCCCTCACCCATTAGCACAAGCACAAGcagtatgtattttatttcattcttttttcaAGAATCACAATGTTATATTGAGTTTCCAGAAAGGACAAgcaaaaagtatgaaaatagtGCTCTCAGTTTGATGGTTActgtttattgatataaatggtAGGTGCAATGCTGCCAGCAGCGGCAGCCGCAGTAGCCAGAAATAAATAACGACACTGTTTTCCCTCACCTTGCTTTTTCCCCTTCACTTCCTTCGCTGACCGCTTGACCTTGAGTGAAGTGGGCATGAAGCGTGTGACGTCGCCAATGGGGTTCTTGATCTGAGGCTTGGCTGAGATGGTGGCAGCATCCTTCTTCTGTTCTGATGGGGCCTATTGGTGAAAACAAGATTAGTATAGGGTTGTTTggtaaaaataatgtatgttgtTCCAGTAATTTTGAGTTGTAAAATAGTTTGTGTGATATCACCAATCAGATTCCTAGCTTGGCCGAGATAGTGGCTGCATCTTACTTCTGTTCTGATGGGGCCTATTGGTAAAAAAACAAGATtagaatgatattattttaacttCTGTTGTTTCGTAATAATATGGTATGTTGTTCCACTAATTATGAGGTGTAAAATAATATGTGTGACATTGCCAATCAGATTCCTGGCTTGGCCGAGATAATGACTTCATCTTCCTTCAGTTCCATGTGTGGAAATAGGAAGATAAGTTCTCCTGAACAAAAGCCTGTCTGGAGccatattacagaagcatctatacaattaaaatcatacattttCCGTAAATTTAACAATTTCCTTAACTGTTGTATTCTATATGAAGAAAGTGTTTTAAGCTAgtcaatatcaaacatttttctactTTCAGTGTCAGTCCAACGCAATCCCATCAATAGTCTCCATAAATTTTTCCTATATGCCAAGTTCAGTcccaatatgtcaaccctaacttaagttattcagtaccataGTTGAGTGTGACGCTGCCCTTCTAACTGCCCGCCCGCCCACTCGAACAATGAAGTTTCTCTCTCTAATAACTAGGTTAGTAGCTGGACAGACACTAATTCAGGAATGTGATTGACCAGGCAGCTGAAGAGATGTAACCATTTCAGATAGGCGTTTTGGGGCTGCTTTATGCCTCCAACGAGGTGAAGCACCCCTCCGAGAGGCAAAACTGtctttttttaaacctttttcgCGGGCTCACCTGGCAccaaatttgaagcaaactggtgTGACAATACTAACAACAAATAAGGTAACATCCAGTAGTagtcatttaacatttttttaaatataaaaaaagttttttttaggagggagggggtgggggtgtACATCGAGCCATCTAACCAACGTAATCTGCTgccaaatcacatccctgtaaATGCCAGGTGTTTGACACAGCTTCGGGGTCATTTTGAAACCCTTAATCAAGAGTCTTCCATTATACAGTCCCAGGGACCAGGGAGTAATACTTTTTGTAACTGTTTTCAATCTTTGATAATCTTTGGGTATCGGGGTTATAGGTGAACTAGGAAATTACGTATATGTAAGTATAAGTATTTCCAACCTTTGATCATAACAGTTGCTATGGTAATGCACTCTTAGGTCTATATTGCTGATTATTAATAACAAGGATGAGTCTAACATAAggtatcattaaaaaaatacgaagcAACTCCTTGTTTACCAATAAGCACATATTATTGATTGATAGTGTACATGTTGCAGTCCCTCACTTTACTAATCAGCACATCATATCTGTTGatagtaaacatgtttgttatcCCTCAAAGACCGACTCATGTAATACTACACGTACAAACTGTCAACACAAATGACATTGACCATGCTCagttgtattttctttttaatatcaaacaagCAGAAACCACCAAGATTTTACAGATTACCCGATTTCTTTTAATCCATGCCTTTCAGTGCTTGATTGAAAATGAATGGTGGATTACATCCCAATAAACTCACAGCTATGGAACAGTATTTTTATCGAGATAGAATAGGGGAAATTAAACTTGCAGAATAGAGCATAACTTGGCTCTGCATATCAGCAGCTAAGAGCTCTGCCTAATGTTTCAGACAACTCATTATTCTCTGGTTGATATACCCAAGAACACTTTGTGGTAGTTTCATAATGCTTGGTTAAGCACAGCCGATACTTGGGTACTATTGAAAAACAGAATGGATCATCCCTTACAACAACATTTGGTCATCATTTTGTCTGTAAGCAAACACATTACACATATGAATACCTACCACATGGTAGTTTCATAATGCTGGGTTGAGCGCTGCTGATATTTGGGTACTATTGAAAAACGGAATTCATCATCGCTTTCATAGGCACTTACAACGTTACaatatttggttattttatCCATAAGCATACACATTACACATATGAATACCTACCTAATGTGTTAGGTTCAAAATGCTGATGATATTGGGTCTCTGTTAAACATCAAAATTGATTATTGCCCCCATCAAAGACACGCTatccattttcattttcataatcattatcatcagcTTAACCATATTAAGAATACATATTGAACTCTATCCAACCTACCTTTTGCGGTAGTTTCATAATGCTGGGTTGAGCGCTGATAACATTTGGGTTCTGCAGCGAAGGTGGTGCTACCCCTGGGGGTAGAGGCAAGGAGGCCAGCATGCTGGGAGGCCCACTTTGAGGTCGAACCATACGCGGAGGTGGCATACCTGTAATTGAATAATGAAGTGAAAGAAAAATCCcccaaaatgaatatataaataaatgtggaaataaactgttttgttcaTGCCAGAAGGTACCACTAAACTATACTTAACACGTCTGGTACGTGCTGGCGTTTATCTTGTTTAACatgaacaaatgtatttttcatttctgaaaCATTGAATTATCAACTTGAAAATTCTTATTCACACCATTGATAACACTGGAAACTGTGCGACAAAAACAATGCAAGTGTTAACATCGTACGAACCAGGGGGCCCTCCAGGGGGTAGCCTTGGGGGCATCCTGATGTTGGGCGGGAGGCCAGGCGGGGGTCCTGGGGGCATTCCTTGGGGCCTCCCAGGGGGAGGTCCAGGTCTCATCATCCTGGGGGGTGCCCCAGGAGGGGCGCCATGTGGGGCACCCGGTGGTGCTCCAGGGGGAGCTCTTGGGATTCCAGCCAGGGGTGGAGGGGCCCTCATCATCATAGGAGGGGCTCCAGGTGGAGGACCTGCAAAAGTCAcatcataataatttattcacTGTGATAATATCTGCATTATCTCATATTTTACGGAAGTTGAAGTTTGAtatcattacatgttattgCCACTATATATTAAGTTTGTATCACATATGTACGCTCTTGTGTTTGTAAACAGGCCTTTtgtacaataaactttgaaacttgaaacatatgGTACAGAGctttttctatttaatataggatttcatatgtgtatttttcatagaatataaagagaaaaataccaaattatttaattaaacttgtttattaaaacaaataattttatactGTATAAACCAAAggtcgaaataagcacaagcccgcaagccctgcactgaaATGCAATGctttccaggcttgctcaaattctgggttttatacagcagggtttgttaaaaaatttaaTGCCAAGCAATAGCATATAAACTCAGGCTTGTTAATCAAAAAGACTAATTCTGTTGACTGTATAAACCAATACTTTACCTGGAGGCATTCCTGGATTCATCCCGCTAGGTGCCCCTGGTGGAGGTCCAGGAGGAGCCCCAGGGGGTGCAGAGAGGGGTTTGTTTGGGGGTAGAAGGGGCGGGATCTCTGGGCGGGCCTCAAGGATAGGTGCAGGCTTATCTTCTTCATCACTCTCATCTCTATGGGAGGCAAATGTTTCCTCCTCACTTTCACTACTTGAGTCACTGTCCTGCAAGGTTTCAGATTATTGATTTAAAACCCCCCAGCTCAAGTGGATGCAAGTGCTCGactgttgcttttttaaactagaaatgtgtccataggacacggatgcccccacttcgattttttgtcacagaaaataagccataatgattattcaggataatctgagggccctaactcctaaatgattaaagtgatttccatggctatcgaacttgatcaagatattatggtcacaaacatgtgttaaaagtttggtgaggattggacaaacagttttcaagaattagatcggaaacaatcttcgggacgtattttttaagtctttttttgcaaataaagggccgtaactcctaaatgacaaaagcgatttccatggctatcgaacttgatcaagatattatggtcacaatcatgtatgtaaagtttggtgaggattggacacatacttttcaagaattagattggaaacatatatttttgaagtatttttggcaaaaaagggccgtaactcctaaatgactaaagcgatttccatgactatcgaacttgatcaagatattatggtcacaaacatgtgtttaaagtttggtgaggattggacaaacggttttcaagaattagatcggaaacaatcttcgggaatttttggcaaaaaagggccgtaactcctaaatgactaaagcgatttccatgactatcgaacttgatcaagatattatggtcacaaacatgtgtttaaagtttggtgaggattggacaaacggttttcaagaattagatcggaaacaatcttcgggacgtacgtacgtacgtacgtacgtacggacaagggcaaccctatatgccgccactttgtgggggcataaaaagaagAAGCCTAACACATAAATCTTTGAAGACCATAAAAGCATACCCTTGCAGTGGCTAAAATCCATGACAACTTGATAAGGCCACTGACTTCCTTCCTACTACAGCAACTCACTTTTAACagaaaaatagttatttaaagataattaaattCATAGCTAAATAACTATCTTTATAGCTTGTATTCTTTTTTACAAAGCAGGCAAGAAATATAGTTTGATAACCATTTGCATATTAGCTAATTATGCAGTACAAAATTGAATGTGCTTTGCCTGCTGGTCTATGAATTTGATAATTCCATAGACCAAGATACTTATAATTACCAAGACGGATGTAACAAATATCTCTCTTTGCGCGGACTGGTATAATAAATATCTACCTTTGTGAGAATGATATAACAAATTTCACCCTATAAGCAGACTGGTATACCAAATATCTGCAGACTGGTATAACAAATATCTCCCTTTGTGCAGACTAGTATAACATATATCACCCTACAGACAGagtggtttaaaaaaaatcttccttGGCACATactggtaaaaaaatatcacccTATAGGCAGACTGGTACATAACAAATATCTATCGCTCTAACCTCTTCTTTATCCCTCCGCTCACGTTTTTCCTGCCTTCGACGTCGGCGATAGTCTCGgtcttcatcatcatcgtcggAGTCTGAACTAGACGAGCTACCACTGTTGTCACTGTCACTTGCAATC
Above is a genomic segment from Mya arenaria isolate MELC-2E11 chromosome 2, ASM2691426v1 containing:
- the LOC128217866 gene encoding WW domain-binding protein 11-like, yielding MGRRSINTTKSGKFMNPTDQARKEARKRELKKNKKQRMMVRTAVLKGKEPLRLLDEMEIIDQMELNPMEAPKLNEKVLKDKRKKLHETFMRVFKLYEKENPEYAKELHKANVEYEKKRQRLQVHYDQVKIAERVQLNEIPLPDMPAEPVPTIPLPSDIPLPQKGILKKTSAYSEPHLLSTSPKKKRAPGPPPGPPPELSDSEPEMDEYTHAAEMAAVLAQEVPSEEMEVDAQSGDKKKKIRFIDDESIDPDEEEKDTRLKFKPPKAKVTSLQKRMLEMAGQDIPKIASDSDNSGSSSSSDSDDDDEDRDYRRRRRQEKRERRDKEEDSDSSSESEEETFASHRDESDEEDKPAPILEARPEIPPLLPPNKPLSAPPGAPPGPPPGAPSGMNPGMPPGPPPGAPPMMMRAPPPLAGIPRAPPGAPPGAPHGAPPGAPPRMMRPGPPPGRPQGMPPGPPPGLPPNIRMPPRLPPGGPPGMPPPRMVRPQSGPPSMLASLPLPPGVAPPSLQNPNVISAQPSIMKLPQKAPSEQKKDAATISAKPQIKNPIGDVTRFMPTSLKVKRSAKEVKGKKQGKEEERRLVAPKPAPAAQQPGKKKDDAYDQFMREMENLL